ACAACATTATCGAGTAAATAACTCAAGGTACGTCTTTTTTTACGGACTTTGGCAAATTCGTGTGGCGCGATCAAACTTAAAGTAGCACTAATTTGTGAATCTAAATCTAATACCAAAACTCGCTTTCCGTGATGTTTAGCCAAACAGGTAGCTAGATTAACGGTGAGGGTTGTTTTGCCTACGCCTCCCTTCATATTGACAGTGCTAATAATAGTTCCCATGTCTGTTTTCGTTAACAACTCTAGATTTCAAACAGTTCTAGCTAACTTTAACTTACATCTGGAAACAGAATTAGACATATTAGTTTTTTTGAACAAAGACAACCGCGATCGCGCAAGGACAAATCTATACTTGTAGTATTTAGGAAAAATATATTGCGATCGCTCAAGTAAAACTTTTAATCGAGTTAAAAAAACTATAAAATAATCCGATGAATAATCTTCCCCCACTAAACACAGAAACTATCTGGAAAATACTAAACGAAGAAATTGATGATGCTACCGTCAATCAATTAGTTTGGTACTATCTTGGCTATCGTTACGACAAAAATAACCAAAGCTGGAATATTAGCAACGTCGCCGATAGTTGGCAAGAGTATACCGAACCACCAGATTTTATTGCTAACCGTCCACCCACGGTTAAGTTAACTCGTTCTATTCCCAAAGAAAACAAGCAACTATTAAAAGAGAAACTGGGTTTTAAAGGTTATAAAATAGGTGAATTTGGACCGAGACAAACTCGCCGCGCTACTGCTGCCAATTGGCTGTTGAGCTACATGCAGCAGCAAGGTACAACTATAGAAATAGAATAAGGGTTTGTATAAATAAAAGATTAAGCAAGTTTTTCATTCCGAGCTAGACGTTTGGACATCAAATGAACCATTGCAATCTAAATTAGGGATTCGCTATTTTCAGGGAGGGAGCTTTTAATAATCGACTATTAAACATTTTCTTTTTACAAACAGTCTTTAAAAACAAATGATATATTCAAAATCGCCACTTTAGCAATTAAACTAAAGAGCCACCGCAGCTAGAACCTGTTCCTGCAGTACAGCCATAGCAATAGTTAGCAGTTTTAATTTTGTTTATTACATCCAAATTTTCCAACTTTAATAATTTTGCTACGGTTAATTTGTGTTGGTTACTATCTGTCGCGGCAACTTTCTCCATTTGATTGAAATCGCAGTCATAAACATTACCTAAATAATCGATAGACAACTCATTGCGACACATTAAATGGGGTAGAGTTACCCGATTGAAATTATTTTCTAGAAATTTGAGATAAGTATCGTGCAATTCCCGTCTTTGCAGATATTGTTTGGTTCGTCCGATGGGAATATTGGTAATGGTGAATAGATGATTAAATTCAATATCGAACTGTTCGTATAAATATGTCTTATAATCTTTCTCTAGCTGTTGCTGGTTGGGAGTGAGAGTAAAGTTATCATCTATAGGTAAGGTAGGATTATAAACCAGATCGATAATTAGATTAGGGTTTTTACCATAACCAAGCTGGTTCAATTTTTGGATAGCTCGAACCGATTTGTTGTAAACACCTGCACCTCTTTGTTTATCAACATTGGTTTCTAAATAACAGGGAAGCGAAGCTACGACTCTCATTTTATGCCTGGCAAAATATTCGGGCAAGTCTTCATATCCAGGCTCAAAAAAGATCGTTAGATTGGAACGAACTATAACCTCTTTATTCTTAGCTCTCGCAGCTTCAACTAGCGGTTTAAAACCATAATTCATTTCGGGTGCGCCACCAGTTAAATCTACAGTTTCTATTTGGGGGAAGCGATTAATTAATTCTATTAACTGCTGGCAAACTTCAGGTGATAGTTCTTCGGTACGTTTGGGACTTGCTTCTACGTGACAATGGGTACAAGCAAGGTTGCATTTTCTACCCAAATTAATTTGTAAGACGGTAATTTGTTTTTTAAATAATGGCGTTTCTATTTGACGAGCGAAAGGAGTTATTTTAAAGTTTTTTGTTTTAGATTGGGTCATGTTTAGAAATATTTTATCTACGGTTATTTTAATCAATCAAACTCAATTTCTCTTGCTTCTAACTCGTCAGTAATTCGATCGCAATATGAAACGAAAAATAAGAGATGAGCTATGAACAATTTTAAATACACTCCATCTGCTGATGCGGTTTACATAAAAATGCTAGACTCTGAAATTTGCCAATCAGAGGAGATTAAAGATGGGATAATTTACGACTACGACAAAGATGACAATGTCGTAGGAATAGAGATATTGTTTGTCAAGAAAAGAAGTCCAGAAGAACTTGAAGCTTTTGGCTTCAACTTTAGTGAAGAAGATAGAGAGATGTTTAGAAAGTTTGGCGGTGCGTTTGCTTAATCGAGAGTCAAGTAGTCGATCGTCAAAAACCAAAATAAAGCTTGGTTTAGAGTCAAATGAATCATTTTCATACGAGCAAAGCGATAAGCCTACGGACAGGGCATTAGCCCAGATCGTCGTATTCGACGACTAGCAAAGCTTCGCTTTGCGTGCTTCGCTACGCGAATAGATTTTTCAAGCAATGATAACGAAATAGGTTTTGCGTCCGCTCTACCCAATTTACTTGCTTCAAACTGCCTAACAACATTCTCCTGGACTACAGCAGTCACTGTCATTGGTCTGAGTTAGATTGTATTCCGAACCTTTGGTTTCTCTAGCATGACGAATTGCTTTAGTTTTGCAGTTAAATTCTGTTGCTGCTTCTAAGGGAATATTTTCATAGGGAGGAATGCCGATAATATCTTGAGCGTAAGGACTGTTAGCAGCAGTCATAATTTGATAGGTCTTGTCGCAAACCGCCATTCTTTCGCCGCGACAGAATACATGACCGTCATCATCTCGTACCTGTTTCCAAGGTCCTTTATAAACTACCGACTGTTTTCTTTCCCAACAGGCACCTTCTTTGCCTTTATATGCCCGTACGGTCATCGAACGAAATTCTACACCATCGATTACTTGCCAGGGTTCTGTTTCTCGTTTGAGAATTTCTACGCCGTAAAAACCAGCATCTTCAAACATTTTTAAAAAATTATCTTCGCGGAAAGCCCCTGCAATACAGCCACTCCATAGTTCAGGATCGTTAAGAATAGCTGGAGTGGGATCTTCGTCGCAAACGATGTCGGAAATTACTGCCCTACCACCTCGTTTGAGAACGCGCCAAATTTCTGCAAATAGCTGCTGTTTGTCTTGAGGACGAACTAGATTGAGTACGCAGTTAGAAATAACCACATCGATACTATTATCGGCAATAAGCGGTTCTTGTTGTCGCAGGCGATCGCATTCTGCTTCGTATGCTCCTATTTTGTCAACAGAAGTAATGGGATTTTTTTGCAGCCAACCGTGTAACTTGTCTAAATCGAGCTTGAGATCCTGAATTTTACCCTTGACAAAGTTTGTGTTGCTATATCCTAATTTATCCGCCATCTCTCCTCGATATTTTCTTGCCAGAGACAGCATCTTGTCATTAAAATCTACACCGATAATTTTTCCCGATCTGCCGACTTTTTGCGCCAAAATATAGCAATTCTTACCCGCACCAGAACCTAAATCGACTACGGTTTCACCAGTATCGACATAACGAGTCGGATCGCCACAGCCATAGTCTTTGGCAATAATTTCTTCTGGCAGAATTTCTAAATAGTTTCCTTCATACTCAGTAGGACAACACAAGCTTGGTTGCTGCTGTTTAGCACCTGCTTGATATCTTTCTATTACTGTCGATTCAACGTCGTAATCTACAGATAAAGAAGGGCGAACGGTTTCAGTCACAAATAAATGCTCCTTAAGTGTTAAATTCTCGTCATGAAAAACAATTACCAGCGATATCGTGCCGTAATTGACAGATAGATATAAAGTGTAACGCTTGCTATAACAGAATTTCTTTAAAGTAGTTTAATTTTTTCCAGCGACACTTTTTAATTAAATTTAGCTTGAATGATATTTTTCTGAAAAGAGGCTGTAGTTTTATTGAGAAAATCTAGACAGAGAAATACAGCAAGCGGTAAATTAGCCTTCGATCGCCTGTAATTTCCGAGATTTGTTAGATTGAATTAAATAAAGTTTACTAAATTTTTTTATACTTACTATCTATTATGGCTAAAGGTCAAGACACGCTGTGGGAAAAATTTTTGCAACCGCTATTTGGTTTTCTTATCGACCGTCAGGCTTTAAAAAAGTTATCCGATAAAATTGATTGGGAAGCCGGTTGCGATCGCTTTACCGATCCCAATCTAATCTATCCTGAATACTATAGCTCGCAAAACTTTCACGGTGTTGAGGGCGGATATTTGAATTCTGGCGCGGCGGTGACTTACGATCCCGTAACCCGATACGCTCTGCCTCCTAACGAAACCTGGAATCGTCAAGCGGTAATCGATGCAGTTCGGGGTAATCCCCGTCGCATCCTCGATCTGGGCTGTGGCACTGGTTCGACTACCCTAATGTTAAAACAGGCTTTTCCCCAAGCAGAAGTTATTGGTATAGATTTATCACCACACATGCTGGTTATGGCGGAATATAAAGCCAAGCAAACTGGATTGGATGTTCGATGGCTACATGGCAAAGCCGAAGCCACCAGTTTTGAAGATGAGTCATTCGATCTAGTTACGGCTTCGCTGCTATTTCACGAAACGCCAACCGAAATAGCTCAAAACATACTAACTGAGGCTTTTCGTCTGCTAAAATCTGGAGGAGAAGTAATTATTCTTGATGGCAATCAAAAAACTCTCCGTCATACCGAATGGCTGACTGATATTTTTGAAGAACCATATATTGATGTTTACGCTAGTAGTAGCGTCGATGCTTGGTTGGGAGCGGCAAATTTTGCTCGGATTTACACGGAAGATATTTGGTGGACAAATCAACTCAGTTGGGGAATTAAACCTTTAAGTACAAATGTACCTAAGTTAGAGGACGGTCTGGAGGTTAAAATAACAGAAAACTGGGTATTTGCTTAAACAAAAATTAGCTTTTCCAGTGGCTGAGTAATTGAGAAAGTAATGAGTCTGAAAGCGGTTTTATTTGACCTTAGTGGGGTAATCATAAACGATGAAGCAATTCATCAAGAATTAATTGCAGAAATTTTATTAGGCGAAAACTTACGTCCTAGAGACTCGGAGTACAAGCAATTTTGTTTGGGAAGAAGCGATCGCGGTTGTTTGCAAGATATTTTAGCTAGTCGCGGTCGGCTTGTTTCGGAAGAATATATTACTCAGTTAATGGTAACTAAAGCCCAGGCATACGAGCAAAAACTAGAGCAGCTAGAGAATTTACCTTTATATCCTCATGTTGCAGAGTTTTTGACACGGCTACAGGAGCAAAATTTGTCGATCGGCTTGGTAACTGGAGCGTTACGAACTGAAGTAGAATTGGTTTTACAGCGTGCAGAGATCGCGGAATACTTTACGATAATGGTTACAGGAGACGATTTGCAAGTCAGCAAGCCCAAACCAGACGGTTATTTCTTGGCAATAGAATATTTCAACAAACAAAATCCCCAGTTAAATTTGAGTCCTTCAGAATGTTTGGCGATCGAGGACAGCCCCGTAGGAATTGAAGCGGCAAAACAGGCTGGCATTCAAGTTGTAGGTATTGCTAATACTTTTCCCCTGCATATGCTGCAAAGACAGGCTGACTGGACTGTAGATAATCTTTTGGAAATCGAACTAGATCGCGTAGAGAGAATTTTATAGTATTGCCTTCAAATTTAAAATAGTTGCCAATCTTGGGTACTCAATCGTTTGAGGTGTTGGAGGCGTTTGGTGCAATAATAGTCGTCTAGCTTTGACCAGTCGTGAATTGCCGACCAATTAATGTTAATCGCCCACGACCAGATATGAGCGGCTTTAGTTAACGCCTGCAATGAATTTAACTCTGCCTCGCTCAAATCTTGTACCTCTTGATATCCTGAAAAAAAAGCCTCGCGAGTTTTGCGATCGATCCCCACTCGTAGCGAGATTTCGAGAAATTTAGCCAGATCGAAGGCTCGCCAACCATAACCACACTGATCGAAATCAAACAGAGTTGCTCTATCGTCGGCAGTAAAATGAACGTTACCACTATGGGGATCTCCCCAACAAACACTCCAGTAGGGAGCTTCTCTTGGCAAACTATCTAACTGTTGTTCGATTTCGGCGATCGCTTCTTTTAAATATGCCAGATCTTTTGTTCTCTGATGCAGATAGGGAGCAATAATTTCTAAAGAATTGTGTAGTAAATATTTGAGATCGAGTGGATGACGGGGAGCCTGGGTAGCAAATTTTAAACAAGTTTGATGTAATTTACTAAGAGTTCTGCCGAGAATTTCGCTTTGAGTCGGGTTCAAATCTCCCAAAGCAACTTGTCCTGGGGCGTATAAAAATACAGCAGCGTAGCGATCGCCTTCTAAAGCATTTATGGTCACGAACAACTGTCGATCTTTGGTTTTAAAAGGATAGGCTACAGGTAAATGATGCCGATGCAAAAAATCGAGTAGTTCCAATTCAAACTGAATATCGGTTCTCGAACGCCAATGATGATGGGATATTCGCAGTATAAAATCCTGTTTGTCGGTAGTTACCAAATATACATCACTCAAGCCCCGATTCCAAAATCGACACTGCTTTATTTCCCCCAAGTCATACTGAGTTAATACTCCTTTGACTAAACCTTGAGGAGAAAGAGTCGTATAAATGGCTGGAAAGACATTCACAATCGCGATCGCCAGAAAACCTTATATTGAGCTTACGTTAAGAAGATCTTACTGGTTATATTGGCGGTCTTTGGTATATCTAGCTACCAAAAATTTTACCGAGATAATTTTAAAAATGGCGGGAGGCGGATTTGAACCACCGACCTTCGGGTTATGAGCCCGACGAGCTACCAGACTGCTCTATCCCGCGGCACTTTCGCTATTATGACACAATCTAGAGAATAATTGCAAATATATTTAGCAATTACAGCATCGATAATTCTCCAGAGGCTTGTAACCGCTTGTATTTGCCAATTTTCAAAAAGCTTTCGGACAAAATTTCCGAAACCGCAGGACTAATCCAGCCTAATTGTTTGAGCAGATGAATGGCAATCGCATATTTAGCTCGTTTGGCACCATCTTTGACTTTAATTGCCAAACCCATACCCTCTTTAAGATTACCAATACACTGAATTCCTTCTGCTCCCGATTTGCTAACAATATCTCCTTCGCTCAAGCGCATCAGTTCGGTATCAAAACCACCATCACCTTTAATAGCGCGGGGATGATAGATCATTGCCCGCGCAATACGTTTTAAATCCAAATTATTGCCCGCTGCAAGTTGAGCATACAAGTATGCCATTTGCTGCATTTGCATCGAATAAGTAGGCGCACCACAGTCATCTCTCGCACCGATCAACTCATCTCCAGGCATCCCTAACAGTTCCGATACCTGATTTAAAATCAATTTTTGTACGGGATTGCTGCGGTGTAGGTAAGTATCGATCGCCCAGTTACGATGGCGACAAACAGCCAGCATTCCCGCGTGTTTGCCCGAACAATTGTGTTCTAGAGGGCTTTTTTTGCCTTGTGGTACGGGACATTGTAAGGCAGTGGCATCGACATCGGCACGCCAGAGAATATTAAAAGCTTGCCTGGCTTGCTCGGTAGTCCCTTGATGCGAGCTACAAATAATTGCCAAATCTCGCTCGGTCAGATTGTATCTTTTCAGCGTTCCCGTTGTAGTTACGGCAAGTGCCTGAAAGGGTTTTAACGCCGAGCGAATAAAAGTTGAAGTCTGGCAGCTACCTGCAACTAATAAAGGTCGATTGCGATCGTCGCAAACTGTAGCTTCTACGTGGTGAATTGATTCGACAATTCCTTCTCTTAGTAACTGAACTTCAAGCAAGGGTGTATGAGTGCGCTTTCCTATGGTCATTCGATTTTGTTTGAATTATCTAAAAAATTAAGTTATGAAGTGTTTACTTTAAACTCAGCCAGAACAAACCGCTAACTACTGCTAGCGTTACCAATCCCCAAAAAGTTATTCTAATCCGCTGCATAATTGGCTCTATTTGAT
This region of Myxosarcina sp. GI1 genomic DNA includes:
- a CDS encoding DUF1823 family protein — translated: MNNLPPLNTETIWKILNEEIDDATVNQLVWYYLGYRYDKNNQSWNISNVADSWQEYTEPPDFIANRPPTVKLTRSIPKENKQLLKEKLGFKGYKIGEFGPRQTRRATAANWLLSYMQQQGTTIEIE
- the arsS gene encoding arsenosugar biosynthesis radical SAM (seleno)protein ArsS (Some members of this family are selenoproteins.), which produces MTQSKTKNFKITPFARQIETPLFKKQITVLQINLGRKCNLACTHCHVEASPKRTEELSPEVCQQLIELINRFPQIETVDLTGGAPEMNYGFKPLVEAARAKNKEVIVRSNLTIFFEPGYEDLPEYFARHKMRVVASLPCYLETNVDKQRGAGVYNKSVRAIQKLNQLGYGKNPNLIIDLVYNPTLPIDDNFTLTPNQQQLEKDYKTYLYEQFDIEFNHLFTITNIPIGRTKQYLQRRELHDTYLKFLENNFNRVTLPHLMCRNELSIDYLGNVYDCDFNQMEKVAATDSNQHKLTVAKLLKLENLDVINKIKTANYCYGCTAGTGSSCGGSLV
- a CDS encoding DUF2283 domain-containing protein; amino-acid sequence: MNNFKYTPSADAVYIKMLDSEICQSEEIKDGIIYDYDKDDNVVGIEILFVKKRSPEELEAFGFNFSEEDREMFRKFGGAFA
- a CDS encoding methyltransferase domain-containing protein, with translation MTETVRPSLSVDYDVESTVIERYQAGAKQQQPSLCCPTEYEGNYLEILPEEIIAKDYGCGDPTRYVDTGETVVDLGSGAGKNCYILAQKVGRSGKIIGVDFNDKMLSLARKYRGEMADKLGYSNTNFVKGKIQDLKLDLDKLHGWLQKNPITSVDKIGAYEAECDRLRQQEPLIADNSIDVVISNCVLNLVRPQDKQQLFAEIWRVLKRGGRAVISDIVCDEDPTPAILNDPELWSGCIAGAFREDNFLKMFEDAGFYGVEILKRETEPWQVIDGVEFRSMTVRAYKGKEGACWERKQSVVYKGPWKQVRDDDGHVFCRGERMAVCDKTYQIMTAANSPYAQDIIGIPPYENIPLEAATEFNCKTKAIRHARETKGSEYNLTQTNDSDCCSPGECC
- a CDS encoding class I SAM-dependent methyltransferase produces the protein MAKGQDTLWEKFLQPLFGFLIDRQALKKLSDKIDWEAGCDRFTDPNLIYPEYYSSQNFHGVEGGYLNSGAAVTYDPVTRYALPPNETWNRQAVIDAVRGNPRRILDLGCGTGSTTLMLKQAFPQAEVIGIDLSPHMLVMAEYKAKQTGLDVRWLHGKAEATSFEDESFDLVTASLLFHETPTEIAQNILTEAFRLLKSGGEVIILDGNQKTLRHTEWLTDIFEEPYIDVYASSSVDAWLGAANFARIYTEDIWWTNQLSWGIKPLSTNVPKLEDGLEVKITENWVFA
- a CDS encoding HAD family phosphatase; its protein translation is MSLKAVLFDLSGVIINDEAIHQELIAEILLGENLRPRDSEYKQFCLGRSDRGCLQDILASRGRLVSEEYITQLMVTKAQAYEQKLEQLENLPLYPHVAEFLTRLQEQNLSIGLVTGALRTEVELVLQRAEIAEYFTIMVTGDDLQVSKPKPDGYFLAIEYFNKQNPQLNLSPSECLAIEDSPVGIEAAKQAGIQVVGIANTFPLHMLQRQADWTVDNLLEIELDRVERIL
- a CDS encoding homoserine kinase is translated as MNVFPAIYTTLSPQGLVKGVLTQYDLGEIKQCRFWNRGLSDVYLVTTDKQDFILRISHHHWRSRTDIQFELELLDFLHRHHLPVAYPFKTKDRQLFVTINALEGDRYAAVFLYAPGQVALGDLNPTQSEILGRTLSKLHQTCLKFATQAPRHPLDLKYLLHNSLEIIAPYLHQRTKDLAYLKEAIAEIEQQLDSLPREAPYWSVCWGDPHSGNVHFTADDRATLFDFDQCGYGWRAFDLAKFLEISLRVGIDRKTREAFFSGYQEVQDLSEAELNSLQALTKAAHIWSWAININWSAIHDWSKLDDYYCTKRLQHLKRLSTQDWQLF
- a CDS encoding asparaginase, coding for MTIGKRTHTPLLEVQLLREGIVESIHHVEATVCDDRNRPLLVAGSCQTSTFIRSALKPFQALAVTTTGTLKRYNLTERDLAIICSSHQGTTEQARQAFNILWRADVDATALQCPVPQGKKSPLEHNCSGKHAGMLAVCRHRNWAIDTYLHRSNPVQKLILNQVSELLGMPGDELIGARDDCGAPTYSMQMQQMAYLYAQLAAGNNLDLKRIARAMIYHPRAIKGDGGFDTELMRLSEGDIVSKSGAEGIQCIGNLKEGMGLAIKVKDGAKRAKYAIAIHLLKQLGWISPAVSEILSESFLKIGKYKRLQASGELSML